The DNA region GTGGTTGACCACACCGGGAAGCTGGTGATCCCAGGGCTTTGTGACCTGCATCTGCATGCGCCGCAGTACGCCTTTCGAGGGTTGGGGATGGACCTCGAGCTGCTTGACTGGCTGGACGCCCGCGTATTCCCGGAGGAGGCGAAGTTTGACTGTCTCGCCTATGCGGGCAAAGCTTACGGAATCTTTGCCGACGCGCTCAAAGAGAGCGCGACCACCCGCGCCTGTATCTTTGCGACCATCCACACCCCGGCGACCCTGCTGCTGATGGGACTGCTGGAAAACGCCGGCCTGCATGCGCTGGTCGGCAAGGTGAATATGGACCGAAACAGCCCGGATGCGCTGCGGGAAGCAGGGCCGGAACAGTCGCTCGACGCGACCCGGCAGTGGATCGAAGCCTGTTCGGATTTCCGGAATGTGAGGCCAATCCTCACGCCGCGCTTCATCCCCTCCTGTTCGGACGCGCTTTTGGAAGGCCTTTCGATGCTGCAAAGGGATTACGGCCTGCCGGTTCAGTCGCACCTTTCCGAGAACCTTTCCGAAATTGCGTGGGTGAAGGAACTCTGCCCGGGCGTTTCCTGTTATGGCGAGGCATATGACCGATTTGGACTGTTCGGCGGGAGCTGCCCCACGGTTATGGCGCACTGCGTCCATCCGGAACCGGCGGAACTGGCGCTGATGCAAAAGCGCGGCGTCTTTATCGCGCACTGCCCGCAGTCGAATGAGAACCTTGCTTCCGGCATTGCTCCGGCGCGCGCCTATCTCGACGCGGGGATGCCGATGGGGCTGGGCACCGATATGGCAGGCGGCTTCTCCCTTTCGATGCTGCGGGCCATGGCTGACGCGGTGCAGGTTTCCAAGCTGCGCTGGCGGCTGGTGGATGAAACAAAAAAGCCGCTCTCGGTTTCTGAGGCGTTTTATCTCGCAACCCGCGGCGGCGGGGCGTTTTTCGGCAAGGTCGGCGCATTTGAGCAGGGATATGAATTTGACGCGGTGGTATTCGACGACGCGCGCCTGCCGCATCCGCAGGCGCTCACGCCGCTGGAGCGGCTGGAGCGGCTGATCTTTTTGTCGGATGGCCGCGAAGTCTGTGAAAAATATGTGGCGGGGATAAAAATATAACCAAACCTGTGCAACCAAATTTTCTTTGGAGATGGAGAAAATTTGGTTGTTTTCTTTCCCGGAAGGCGTTATAATATTGACAAATAAAAGTATGACTTTTATAAATTGTATCCTGAAAAAGAAAGAAACTGTAATGAAACTTAGGCAGAAACGATAAACACTTCCCGGTTGAACAGGAGGTATGCGCGATGGGAATTGGCAGGAGCATCAACCGCGTGGACGCGGTGGAAAAGGTGACCGGCAACGCGAAATATACCGACGACCTCACCCCGCGAAACGCGTTGGAAGCTAAAGTCGTGCGCAGCACGATTGCAAACGGGCGGGTGCTGCGATTCGACCTTTCCGAAGCGCTGGCAGTGCCGGGAGTGGTGAAAATCCTCACCTGCTTTGACGCGCCGGAGCACTGTTTTCCGACCGCTGGGCATCCCTGGTCGACCGATCCGAAACATCAGGATGTGGCCGACCGCCGCCTTTTAAACGAGCGGGTGCGCATTTACGGCGACGAGATCGCCGTTGTCATCGCGGAGGACGAGATCGCCGCCGCACGCGCTGCGCGGCTCGTAAAGGCCGAGTACGAGGAGTATCCCGCAATTACCACGGTCGAACAGGCAATGGCGCCCGGGGCCGTCCCAATCCACGACGAAAGGCCGGATAATATCCTGGCGCACAGCCGTTACCGTGTCGGCGACCTGGATTTCGACGAGGCGGTCAGGGAAGATGAGGTACGCGTCTTTGAGCAGCAATATACCACCCAGACAGTCCAGCACTGCCACATCGAGCCGCCTGTTTCCTTTGCCTATATGGAGAACGGCCGGATTGTGGTGGTTTCCTCCACCCAGATCCCGCACATCGTCCGGCGGGTCGTCGGGCAGGCGCTTGGCGTTCCATGGGGCAGGGTACGGGTGATCAAACCGTATATCGGCGGGGGATTCGGCAACAAGCAGGAGGTGCTCTACGAGCCGCTTAACGCCTGGCTGACCACCCAGGTG from Anaerotruncus rubiinfantis includes:
- a CDS encoding amidohydrolase family protein, with product MKSGASFAVKGAILHSASKDEIRCLPDGYLICENGLVAGVFRVLPEKYAGIRVVDHTGKLVIPGLCDLHLHAPQYAFRGLGMDLELLDWLDARVFPEEAKFDCLAYAGKAYGIFADALKESATTRACIFATIHTPATLLLMGLLENAGLHALVGKVNMDRNSPDALREAGPEQSLDATRQWIEACSDFRNVRPILTPRFIPSCSDALLEGLSMLQRDYGLPVQSHLSENLSEIAWVKELCPGVSCYGEAYDRFGLFGGSCPTVMAHCVHPEPAELALMQKRGVFIAHCPQSNENLASGIAPARAYLDAGMPMGLGTDMAGGFSLSMLRAMADAVQVSKLRWRLVDETKKPLSVSEAFYLATRGGGAFFGKVGAFEQGYEFDAVVFDDARLPHPQALTPLERLERLIFLSDGREVCEKYVAGIKI